One Cololabis saira isolate AMF1-May2022 chromosome 18, fColSai1.1, whole genome shotgun sequence genomic region harbors:
- the LOC133464619 gene encoding hydroperoxide isomerase ALOXE3-like, translating into MAEYKVAVTTRDMQDAGTMDHIYVILFGTEGQSDRTELDNFGIDFKRGVTQTYTLKTSMSLGKLLLVKLEKDPFLFLTEDEWYCSKVVVMTPEGEDFLFPCYRWISRGEMVELRGGRAMKVFEEEHPLLIEHRKTELQLKKSLYQWAITDERLPHKSHFKDISELPAEIRFSASRSDEILFTKRMIGVELVFKGLAGSTQQWKNIEDMKKIFWHKKTAMSEYVSEHWKEDDFFGYQFLSATNPNVIRCCLKLPSNFPVTEEMVKPFLREGSTLKKEMEKGNIFLCDQDIMDGLPTREKDGNSMHMAAGLCLFYMNPENKLMPLAIQLHQQPSKQNPIFLPSDPETDWLLAKLFFKSADVLEYEVVHHFLKTHHLAEVFGVAALRSFPVIHPLYKLLIPHFLYTLHINTVGIRSLFGPGGAFRESSLGPEGLTELMARALPKITYSSLCLPENITARGLGSVPNFYYRDDGLKLWNIINSFVKSTVEYYYPLDSDVCKDTELQEWIDEIFTHGFHRNKLSGFPGYFSSTEEVVKFITMVIFTVSVQHAAVNNGQFDYNSWMLNGSMQLRGPPPTTKGQSSMKTILEVLPNVGDTVKFATMALLLSEKFTGMVPLGEYPEERFDEPVPKQMIKIFQAELSYLGEEITARNANLELPYTYLTPSGIENSVAI; encoded by the exons ATGGCTGAATACAAGGTGGCAGTAACAACGAGGGACATGCAGGATGCAGGGACGATGGACCACATATATGTCATCCTGTTTGGAACAGAAGGACAGAGTGACCGCACCGAGCTGGACAACTTTGGCATCGACTTTAAGCGGGGGGTG ACCCAGACTTACACCCTGAAAACCAGCATGTCCCTGGGGAAGCTCCTGCTGGTCAAGCTGGAGAAGGATCCCTTTCTTTTTCTCACGGAAGATGAGTGGTATTGCTCCAAGGTCGTGGTGATGACGCCAGAAGGAGAAGACTTTCTGTTCCCCTGCTACAGATGGATCTCCAGGGGAGAAATGGTGGAGctcagaggaggaagag CCATGAAGGTCTTCGAGGAAGAGCATCCTCTGCTGATCGAACACCGAAAAACAGAGCTACAACTTAAAAAGAGCTTGTACCA ATGGGCGATCACAGATGAAAGGCTACCACACAAAAGTCACTTCAAAGATATATCTGAGCTCCCAGCGGAAATCCGCTTCTCTGCGTCCAGATCAGATGAAATACTCTTTACAAAAAGGATGAT TGGTGTTGAGTTAGTGTTCAAGGGGCTGGCTGGATCGACTCAGCAGTGGAAAAACATTGAGGacatgaaaaaaatcttttggcACAAAAAGACTGCAATGTCCG AATACGTGTCAGAGCACTGGAAAGAGGATGACTTTTTCGGATACCAGTTTCTGAGTGCAACTAACCCGAACGTGATCAggtgctgcttgaagcttcccTCAAATTTTCCAGTCACAGAGGAGATGGTGAAACCTTTCCTCAGGGAAGGAAGCACTCTGAAGAAAGAAATGGAG AAGGGCAATATATTCCTGTGTGACCAGGACATTATGGATGGACTACCAACAAGGGAGAAGGATGGAAATTCTATGCACATGGCTGCTGGTTTATGCTTGTTCTACATGAACCCTGAGAACAAACTGATGCCCCTTGCAATACAG CTGCATCAACAACCATCTAAGCAGAACCCCATCTTTCTGCCCAGTGACCCGGAGACAGACTGGCTCCTGGCCAAGCTGTTTTTCAAAAGTGCAGATGTATTGGAATATGAGGTGGTCCATCACTTCCTGAAGACTCACCATCTCGCAGAAGTCTTTGGTGTCGCTGCTCTCCGCAGCTTCCCTGTGATCCATCCCCTCTACAAG CTGCTGATCCCACACTTTCTGTACACTTTGCATATAAACACTGTGGGTATACGATCTCTTTTTGGACCTGGTGGGGCTTTTCGTGAG AGTTCACTTGGACCAGAGGGGTTGACGGAGCTCATGGCACGGGCTTTGCCTAAAATAACCTACAGCAGCCTCTGTCTGCCAGAGAACATCACTGCACGAGGGCTGGGGTCAGTCCCCAACTTCTACTACAGGGACGATGGTCTGAAGCTGTGGAACATCATAAACAG CTTTGTCAAGAGTACTGTGGAGTACTATTACCCATTAGACAGCGATGTGTGCAAAGACACTGAGCTGCAGGAGTGGATAGATGAGATATTCACACACGGCTTTCACAGAAACAAACTCTCGG GATTTCCAGGATACTTCAGTTCTACTGAGGAAGTGGTCAAGTTCATCACCATGGTGATCTTCACTGTGTCTGTTCAACATGCTGCTGTAAATAATGGACAG TTTGACTACAACTCCTGGATGCTGAATGGGTCTATGCAGCTGCGAGGACCTCCACCAACGACTAAGGGGCAGTCGAGCATGAAGACGATTCTCGAGGTCCTCCCAAACGTAGGAGACACAGTCAAGTTTGCGACAATGGCTTTGCTGCTCTCAGAGAAGTTCACTGGCATG GTTCCTTTGGGTGAATACCCTGAAGAAAGATTTGATGAGCCTGTCCCGAAGCAGATGATCAAAATATTTCAGGCAGAGCTGTCCTACCTAGGTGAAGAAATCACAGCTAGGAACGCTAATCTCGAATTACCCTACACATATCTGACCCCATCAGGAATTGAGAACAGTGTAGCTATTTAA
- the LOC133418446 gene encoding F-box only protein 30-like, with protein MAEPHIHCMSCINQRCMVRPEAGVCCDLITCSGMCGAVFHSCKADEHHLLCPLMRVPCLNSGYGCPFTLMRNQMYAHLEVCPAGVVCCTMEWNRWPVSCLDYTSYESLSRGVEEVEQLDMVLALQDQRTLLESLKVIAMAPSAQEAQPVPVDKENKAKRSTSQTCAPEACIGSPSQSSHDPQPPPPGSAKEKIASGINGLNEDHLSKLYEATVETARSLAAALDFVNSASCEERSKESMKNGAAQLKTNSVDLQNGLQDMTLEAAEDLPKTDITEKSLCSSCLSENGAPKGPSVRIKDTANGSTLGAAEACVEMVCPVDGQDNNAGVSHEPVSTQMMPPLHLSQGVAQRAGHVFLEDRGLVISENYVPETKFHNSQVFRGPGQYSLYSGRIGIVPDRSLYRLRVKMEDKAVDTSDLEQDEDPMGLGEIDLITAALLFCLEESRECRRISDTVYVDGYRVDFGTQTFTFPAAILVTNTRVGDMASASACDHAAPQLTYPSPFRTLRLGLVLEALEVEAVPHNRYLPPNPRYQHMFPFVCGQSFRRDQFSSHFRNVHGDIHAGLNGWMEHRCPLAYYGCTFSQRRFYPSTQGAKVVHDKHLKSFGVKPCSRVTLPSDSQCDQFSALPIEILWHIAGFLDSFSLCQLSLVSRTMREVCASLLQTRGIVELQWEQRQCPGRHGTVSWQIKNKVWRFSTAFTPVSSWGFTDIPSMSVHLKKCQFNVVEQKTEPVPLPAMCTARDGLSFRRVLRHVNT; from the exons ATGGCAGAACCTCATATTCACTGTATGTCCTGTATTAACCAGAGGTGCATGGTCAGACCCGAAGCAGGAGTCTGTTGTGATCTAATTACGTGTTCGGGGATGTGTGGTGCTGTATTTCACTCCTGCAAAGCTGATGAGCACCACCTTCTCTGCCCACTGATGAGGGTTCCATGTCTTAATAGTGGATATGGTTGTCCATTCACCCTGATGCGTAACCAAATGTACGCACACCTGGAAGTCTGTCCGGCTGGAGTCGTGTGCTGCACAATGGAGTGGAACAGATGGCCTGTTAGCTGCTTAGACTACACTTCTTATGAAAGCCTGAGTCGTGGGGTGGAAGAGGTGGAACAGTTAGACATGGTACTtgccctccaggaccagcgtACACTCCTCGAATCTCTAAAGGTGATCGCCATGGCACCTTCTGCACAGGAAGCACAACCTGTCCCTGTTGATAAGGAGAACAAAGCGAAACGATCAACTTCACAGACATGTGCTCCTGAGGCCTGCATTGGTTCACCCTCGCAGTCATCACATGATCCACAACCACCTCCACCAGGCTCAGCAAAAGAGAAAATTGCCAGTGGAATAAATGGCTTGAATGAGGATCATCTTAGTAAACTTTATGAGGCTACCGTTGAGACAGCGAGAAGCTTAGCCGCTGCTTTAGACTTTGTTAACAGTGCTAGCTGTGAAGAAAGAAGCAAAGAGAGCATGAAGAATGGAGCTGCTCAGCTAAAGACTAACAGTGTGGACCTTCAGAATGGACTGCAAGACATGACATTGGAAGCTGCTGAGGATTTACCCAAAACGGACATTACAGAGAAGAGTCTGTGTTCAAGCTGTTTGAGTGAAAATGGGGCTCCTAAAGGACCCAGTGTAAGGATTAAAGACACAGCCAATGGGTCAACGTTAGGAGCTGCAGAGGCTTGTGTGGAGATGGTGTGTCCAGTTGATGGGCAAGATAATAATGCTGGTGTTTCTCACGAGCCAGTGAGCACTCAAATGATGCCCCCTCTTCACCTTAGCCAGGGGGTGGCGCAGAGAGCTGGTCACGTCTTTCTGGAAGATAGAGGGCTAGTTATTTCAGAAAATTATGTGCCTGAGACGAAGTTCCATAACAGCCAGGTTTTTAGGGGCCCAGGCCAGTACTCATTATATAGTGGAAGAATAGGGATTGTGCCAGACAGGTCACTGTATCGATTGCGAGTGAAAATGGAGGACAAGGCAGTGGATACTTCTGACctggagcaggatgaagacccTATGGGTCTAGGAGAGATAGATCTGATCACTGCAGCCTTGCTCTTCTGTTTGGAGGAATCCAGAGAGTGTAGAAGGATCTCTGATACGGTCTACGTTGATGGTTACAGAGTTGATTTTGGAACACAGACTTTCACTTTTCCTGCAGCGATTTTGGTAACCAACACCAGAGTGGGTGACATGGCATCTGCGTCTGCATGTGACCATGCTGCCCCGCAGCTCACCTATCCCAGTCCTTTCCGCACTCTCCGCCTCGGCCTAGTCCTAGAAGCTCTGGAGGTTGAGGCAGTCCCACATAATCGTTACCTCCCTCCCAACCCCCGCTACCAACATATGTTCCCCTTCGTCTGTGGTCAGTCATTCCGCAGGGACCAGTTTTCTTCACATTTCAGAAACGTCCACGGCGACATTCATGCTGGTCTTAATGGTTGGATGGAGCATCGCTGTCCTCTTGCGTATTATGGCTGCACATTCTCCCAGCGAAGGTTTTACCCATCCACCCAGGGGGCCAAGGTGGTTCATGATAAGCACCTTAAGTCTTTTGGGGTTAAGCCTTGCTCAAGGGTTACACTTCCAAGTGACTCCCAGTGTGACCAATTTAGTGCACTGCCCATTGAGATACTCTGGCACATAGCTGGATTCCTGGACAGTTTCAGCTTGTGCCAGCTGTCCCTGGTATCACGGACTATGAGGGAGGTATGTGCCAGCCTCCTCCAAACCAGGGGCATAGTGGAACTTCAGTGGGAGCAAAGACAATGCCCTGGTCGTCATGGCACTGTGTCATGGCAGATCAAGAATAAA GTATGGCGGTTCAGCACTGCCTTCACTCCAGTGTCATCCTGGGGTTTTACTGATATCCCCAGCATGTCGGTCCATCTTAAGAAGTGCCAGTTCAACGTAGTGGAGCAGAAGACGGAGCCTGTACCCCTTCCTGCCATGTGCACGGCACGAGATGGACTCTCATTTCGACGTGTCCTACGCCATGTCAACACCTGA